In Planctomycetaceae bacterium, the following proteins share a genomic window:
- a CDS encoding PQQ-binding-like beta-propeller repeat protein: protein MRSQIVKRLACPAPRVVTVCLAILVIAGPVNAEDWPWFLGPQHTGVSTETGIHLDWTSQPPAMLWKQPIGTGYSAPSVMGDRLVIHHRVDDTEVISCRKVSDGAEIWKQSYKSSFADPYGYNNGPRCSPVLTETNCYTLGAEGMLTCVSMQDGEIVWQRDLQRDFDLPEWFFGMGCSPLLDGDRLIVLVGGQPNSGVVAFDISTGNTIWQAVGKDTWDGSSTDVAGKTYQWSGDEMVVSYSSPIIAEIHGQRHLLCQVRQGLVSLNPATGEENFHYWFRPRVHESVNAAVPVVIDDRIFLSAAYQLGSVLLQVKPDGKGLDVIWRDPRNMLAHWSTPIHVDGFIYGFSGRHENEGELRCISLQDGKIQWKTDGFGGDISQLARDRETGHIIDTKSGRHIPYPYFGRGSMIQLGDRFIVLGERGTLSVVSINQNEFKEYGRTSYDEIHYPAWAAPVLSNKRLYLRSEDWLVCLDVSRPEGAE from the coding sequence ATGCGATCGCAAATCGTAAAACGACTGGCCTGTCCGGCACCACGGGTGGTAACCGTTTGTCTGGCCATTCTTGTCATCGCAGGACCTGTTAATGCAGAAGACTGGCCCTGGTTTTTGGGCCCGCAGCATACTGGTGTTTCGACAGAAACAGGGATTCACCTGGACTGGACCAGTCAGCCCCCTGCGATGCTCTGGAAACAACCCATCGGAACGGGTTACAGCGCGCCGTCGGTCATGGGAGATCGCCTGGTCATCCATCACCGCGTGGACGACACCGAGGTGATATCGTGCCGAAAGGTGTCCGACGGAGCAGAAATCTGGAAGCAGTCGTACAAGAGTTCTTTTGCTGATCCGTACGGATACAACAATGGTCCACGCTGTTCGCCCGTGCTGACGGAAACAAACTGCTATACGCTCGGTGCCGAAGGAATGCTGACGTGTGTGTCTATGCAGGACGGCGAGATTGTCTGGCAACGGGATTTACAGCGGGACTTTGACCTGCCTGAATGGTTTTTCGGAATGGGATGTTCTCCCCTGCTCGACGGCGACCGCCTGATTGTCCTGGTCGGTGGTCAGCCAAATTCCGGTGTCGTGGCGTTTGACATCTCCACAGGCAATACAATCTGGCAGGCTGTGGGGAAGGACACTTGGGACGGCTCGTCTACAGATGTTGCGGGGAAGACATATCAGTGGAGCGGCGACGAGATGGTCGTCAGCTACTCGTCTCCGATCATCGCGGAAATTCATGGTCAGCGGCACCTGCTGTGTCAGGTTCGGCAGGGGCTGGTGTCATTGAATCCGGCGACTGGTGAAGAGAACTTTCACTATTGGTTTCGGCCGCGGGTGCACGAATCTGTTAATGCCGCTGTTCCCGTTGTGATTGATGATCGTATTTTTCTTTCTGCTGCGTATCAACTGGGATCGGTGTTGCTGCAGGTGAAGCCCGATGGCAAAGGTCTGGATGTCATCTGGCGGGACCCTCGGAATATGCTGGCACACTGGTCGACACCCATTCATGTGGATGGATTCATTTATGGGTTCAGTGGCCGGCACGAGAACGAAGGCGAACTGCGGTGCATCAGTCTGCAGGACGGAAAAATTCAGTGGAAGACGGATGGATTTGGTGGAGATATTTCGCAACTGGCTCGCGACCGTGAGACTGGTCATATCATTGATACAAAAAGCGGTAGACATATCCCCTATCCGTATTTTGGTCGCGGTTCGATGATTCAACTGGGCGACCGATTCATTGTGCTGGGGGAACGCGGAACGTTATCTGTTGTTTCGATCAACCAGAACGAATTCAAAGAGTATGGCCGGACTTCGTACGACGAAATCCACTATCCGGCCTGGGCGGCTCCCGTACTGTCAAACAAACGTCTGTATCTTCGAAGCGAAGACTGGCTGGTTTGTCTGGATGTCAGTCGTCCTGAAGGGGCCGAGTAA